The sequence CCGCGGAGAACGGGGAGACCATCGAGGCGTTCCTGCGCGGCACCTTCCGCGGCTGGATCTTCTGCCGTGACAACCCCGACGCGTGCGTCGAGCACGTGCTGGCGGCCGGGCCGACGCTCGGCACGAGCCACCAGGCGTGGCAGATGAACGAGGTGAACGCGCTCGTCTGGCCTTCCCCGGAGGGCATCGGCGTCATGGACCAGGCGCAGTGGCAGCAGACGGTCGAGGTCGCGACGAGCCAGATCCCCGAGCTGGAGGGCGCCGAGGTCGACGACTCCGCCTACGACTCCTCCTTCGCCGAGAACGCGGTCGCCGCGCTCGAGGAGGAGGGCCTCGACGTCACGGGCGAAGGCTTCGAGAAGAGCGAGGTGGAGCTGGAGGAGGGCGGCGTCTAGGGCGTCCGCTCACCCGGCCGACGCGCGACGGCCCCTGTCCTGCCGGGCGGGGGTCGTCGTGCGTAGTGCCTCGTGCTCGTCCCGAGACGCGGGCGGCGCCCCCGGGCGGCGCGCAGGACCGCGTACGCCGTCAGCGCAGCGAGGCACCAGAGGAGGAGCAGGCCCGGGACCGCGTCAGCGGCGAGGCCACCGCGGACCGCCTGTCCGATCACTATCCCGAGCGTCGGCGCCAGCGCGAGCAGCAGCGAGGCGACCAGGGGTCGCGTCGAGAACAGGTTGTGGCGCCTCTCCGACGGCATCGGCCCGCTCAGCCGGCCGCCGCCGTGCGGCGTGTCGCGGTCGACGGTCACCGGTTCCCCCCGTCGTGGCTCGTTCCGTACCCGACCCTCACAGGGTCGGCCGGCACGCGCAACGTCGTCCCCGCTCGTCCCGGCCCGGACGCACACAGGCCCCCCGCCCTTCCGGGCGGGGGGCCTGCTGCCGTAGCGGTCGTGCTCGGCCCGGTGCGTCAGTCGATCGACACGATGGTGGGCGCGAGCGCCCCCTCGTAGCCGACCCACCCGAGGTACGGCGTGCCGTCCTCGAGGCCCGACCACGTCAGGTCGAAGGAGGTGGGCTCCCCGGCCGTCACGTCGAGCGGGTTCGGCACGGCGGTGAGGTCGCCCAGGGTGGTCTGCGGCGTCACGGCGTACGTCGTGAAGTCGAAGGCCTCCGCGTCGGACCCGGGCGCGTTCGCGTAGTTGTTGACCACCGAGTAGTACGTGCCCGGCACCGGGTCGAGCAGGTCGACCCGCTCGTCGGCCGCACCGGTCGCCGACTGCCCGGCCAGCGCGACGATCGCGTTGCCCGCGGCGTTGAGGCGGTAGACCGTGAGGTCGAGGTCCGCGTCGTCGTCGGCCGCATCGAGGTCGAAGCGGGCGAACGACGTGCCCTCCGGGACGGTCGTGAAGACGTACCGGTTGGCGCCCTGCGGGAAGGTCCCCGACAGGACCGTGCCCTCGGCGAGGCCGGCGGTCTCCAGCGGCAGGCTGCCGGTGAAGCCCGGCGTGATGCCCACCTCGACGGAGCCGTCGGCCACGTCGGCGGTCACCTCGGCCGGCGCCGCGACCGACACCGGGCGCAGGGCGACCGGCATGCGGACCGTCGTCGGGCCCTCGAGCGTGATGAAGCCCGTCGCGAAGGACGCGAGCTCGGCGTCGGTGCGCGTGAAGGTGAAGTCGACGCTCGTCGAGCGACGCCCGGAGGCGTCACCGCGGACGGTGTCGACCGAGGTCGTCACGTCGAAGCCGGGCACGTCGACCGAGACGTCCCACGTGCCGGCCTGGAGGGCGCGGAACGTGCGGGTCACGGTCTGCGGGCCGGCCTGCTGGCCGATCGCGACGGAGGGGTAGTTGAGGTCGCTCGCGGCGATCGGCTCGTACTCCTCGCCGGGCGCGCCCAGCTGCAGGCCCTGGCCGGCGTAGAAGCGGGCCCAGTCCTCCTCGTCCGCCTCGAGCACGAGGCCCGGGGTGAACATCTGGTCCGGGTCGACGAAGCCGGCACCCTGGACGAACGGGTCGGTCTCGGTGCTGCCGTCCGCCTCGACGATGTCGTCGGCGGTCGTCATCATCGCCGACTTCACCGCGCTCGGGTGCCACAGCGGGTTCTCGCCGAGGATGAGCGCGCCGAGACCGGCGATGTGCGGCCCGGACATCGAGGTGCCGGAGATCGCGTTGAAGTCGTTGCCGTTGTTCGGGCCGGGGGCCACGGCGGCGACGACGGCGACGCCGGGGGCGACGATGTCGGGCTTGATGATGTCGCTGCGCGAGGCGAGCGACGGCCCGCGCGAGGAGAACCCGGCGATCTGCGGGATCGGGGTGGGCTCGCCGCCGGTGGTGTCACCGGGCTCGAAGGCGACGGTGGGGGCGTCGGCGGACCCGACGTACTCCTTGATCTCCGCGCCCTTGACCTCGTCCACGTGGACCGTCGGGATGGTGTGGTAGTCGGGGTCGAGGCTGCCCTCGGTGACGTTCGCGAGGACCGTGCCGACGCCGCCGGCCTGGGCGACCGCGAGCGACTTGTCGACGCGGGCGATGACGCCGCGGTCGCAGACCACGACGTTGCCCTCGACGAGGGCGGGGTCGAGCGTGCCGGGGGTGCACAGGCTCGCCTGCACCGGGTCGGCTCCGGCGAGGGCGACCTCGCTCGACAGCACGGCCGGCGTGGGGGCCAGCGGGGCGGTGATGACGCTCGCGCCGAGGTACTTCGCGCCGTTGCCGAGCACGACCGTGCCCTCGTCGCGCTTGAACGTGGTCGCGCCGACGGTGGTCACCCACGGGCTGTTGTGCGCCGTGGTCGACTCGTTGGGGCCGGAGTTGCCGGCCGAGGCGGCGACGAAGACACCGGCGTTCGCGGCGTTGTAGAAGGCGAGCTCGACCGCGTCGACGACCGTCGTCGTCGTGCCGGAGATCGAGTAGTTGATGACGTCGACTCCGTCGACGACCGCCTGCTCGATCGCGCTGATGGAGTCGGCGGTGTAGCAGCCGCCGGTGTCGGGGTCGTCGTCCTCCCAGCAGACCTTGTAGACGGCGAGCTTGGCGCCCGGCGCCATGCCGGACCCCTCGCCGAGCTCGTTGCCGTCGACGGACATCGCGACGCCGTCGTTGCCCGCGGCCGTCGAGGCGGTGTGGCTGCCGTGGCCGTCGCCGTCGCGGGTGGAGACGAACTCGTGCTCGCCGCGGTTCTCCTCGTCGACGCTCGCGAGGAAGGAGTCGGCGAAGTAGCGGGCGGTGATGAGCTTGTCGTTGCACAGGTCGGCGCTGTCCCAGCCCTCGCCGAGCTCGCACTCGCCGCGGAAGACCGTGCGGTCGCCCTTGAGCATGTAGATCTCGCCGTCGCGGGTCCGGAACGGCTTCCCGACCAGCGGGTTGCGGCCGACGACACGGCCCTTGCCGTCCGTGCGCAGGCCGCTGCCCGTACGGAGCCGGTCACCGGCGAACGACGGGTTCTCCGGCCAGACACCCGAGTCGAGCACGCCGACGACGACGCCCTCACCCGCGGCGTCGGTGCCGCCGAGCTCGTCCCACACGCCGCCCTCGCCCGTCAGGCCGAGGAACTCCGGGGACTGCACGGTGTCGAGGGAGCGGACCTCGTTGGGCAGGACCGCGGTGACGCCGGGGAGGCCCGCGAGCTTCGTCGCCTGCGCGCCCTCCAGCTCGGCCGCGAAGCCGTTGAAGGCGACCTGGTAGGTGTAGGTGGGTTTGGCGTCGACCTCGTCGAGCAGCTCGGCCTGCTGGTCGGCGAGCCGGCCGGCGTAGCGGCGGACGTCGCGTCCGGTGACGTCGACGGCCTCGCCCTCGCGCGGCTTCGTTGCGGCGAAGCCGGGGATGCTGCCGTCGTAGGAGGCGACGGCGGGGTCGTCGAGGAGGACGACGTAGCTGCCGTCGTCGTACGGGAGGGGCGCGGCGGACGCGGGGGTGCTCGCGACCACGGCGGCGCCGGCGACGGCGGTGGCCGTCGCGACGAGGCAGGCGACGGCGCGCCTGCCCGTGGGAGTTCCTGTCACGGTGGGTGTCTCCTCGTGGAGGGAGGCGCGCAGCAGAGCGCGCGGGACCTCCGCACCTTTTGTCACCGATCGTTCGGCGTCAAGAAGTCAGGCTCAGCAGTTACACGCTCGTTATGTCGACGTGACTGTCGGTGAGCGGGTGACGGTTGAACGACCGAACCAGGACAAAGCGCCCAGCAGCGGCGACGGTTCGGTGAACAACGCCTGGACAAGGTGAGTACCTACCGGTCGGTAGTCACGATACGTCACCGACGGTGTGCGTCGGTTGTCCCGCGCTGGCGGTCACGTCTTGTGTTCGAACACGTGTTCGAGTAGTGTGTCTGCATGGCGGCGTTGGTGGTGGAGGTCCCTCGCTGGGATCCGCTGCCGGTGCGCCTGGCGTCGGCGGGGGCCGCGTTGGACGGGCTGGTGGAGCAGATCGAGCACGTGCAGGCGGCTGGTGCGGGTGTGCCGCAGGTCGCGGCTCGGCTGCGTGAGGTGGACCGGTTGATCACGCGGTGGCAGGCGGTGCGGCTGGCGCTGGTGCGGGCCGCGGACACCGCCGACGTCGCGTCGGGTTCGGGTGCGTCGGGGACGTCGGCGTGGCTGGCGGGCCGCTCGAAGACCAGCGGCGCCGCCGCGGCCGCCGACGTGGCGCTGGCCGGGGACCTCGCGACGTCCCTGCCGGTGACCCGGCAGGCGATGAGCGCCGGGGACGTGCCGCGGGAGTCCGCGGCGGTGATCGCGCGGACGATGCGGGACCTGCCCGCGGGGTTGTCCGCGGAACGCCGGGCGGCGGTGGAACAACGGCTGGTCGCCCGGGCGCGGGAGGTGTCCCCGGCCGAGCTGCGGCGCCTGGCGGCGCGGGCGGTCGAGGCGGCGCGGCTGTCGGCGCGGGAGGTCGCCGCGCACGAGGACCGTGTGCAGCGCTCGGAGGAGGAACGCGCGCGGGCTCGGACACGGCTGTCGTGGCGGGACAACACCGACGGCACCACCGACCTGTGGGCCACCCTGCCCAGCGCCTCCGCCGCGGTGCTGGTGAAGGCGGTGCAGCAGATGACCGCACCCCGCCGCGCGGGACGAGCCGAGTCGGACGGGCACAGCACCTCGACCGGACAGCAGGCCCCGACCGGGCAGCCGGCCCCGACCGGGCAGCCGGCTTCGACTGTGAAGCAGCCGGCCCGACCGGCGAGCGCGCAGGAGCGACCGACGGCGCAGGAGCGGGCGAACGAGCGGGGTCTGGCGTTCGCGGACCTGCTGGAGCACCTGCCGACCGACCGGCTGCACGGCAAGGTCGCCGCCACCGTCGTGGTCACGATGAGCCTCGCCCAGCTGCACGAGGCGACCGGGAACCTCGGCACCGCCCGCCTGGACACCGGACACGCGGTCTCGGCCGGGCAGGCCCGGCGCCTGGCGTGCGGGGCGGGCGTCGTACCCGCCGTCCTGGGTGGTGCCTCGCTGCCGCTGGACCTCGGCCGGGCCGGCCGGTTCTTCACCGAGGCCCACCGCACCGCCCTGGCCACCGTGTACGACACGTGCGCCGCCCGAGACTGCGACCGGCCCTACGCGTGGACCGAGCTGCACCACGAGGACCCCTGGGCCACCCTCGGCCCCACCGACCTGGCGAAGGCCGTGCCCCTGTGCGGGCACCACCACCGACGCGTCCACGACCCCACCTACCAGCACGCCGTCACCAC comes from Aquipuribacter sp. SD81 and encodes:
- a CDS encoding HNH endonuclease signature motif containing protein translates to MAALVVEVPRWDPLPVRLASAGAALDGLVEQIEHVQAAGAGVPQVAARLREVDRLITRWQAVRLALVRAADTADVASGSGASGTSAWLAGRSKTSGAAAAADVALAGDLATSLPVTRQAMSAGDVPRESAAVIARTMRDLPAGLSAERRAAVEQRLVARAREVSPAELRRLAARAVEAARLSAREVAAHEDRVQRSEEERARARTRLSWRDNTDGTTDLWATLPSASAAVLVKAVQQMTAPRRAGRAESDGHSTSTGQQAPTGQPAPTGQPASTVKQPARPASAQERPTAQERANERGLAFADLLEHLPTDRLHGKVAATVVVTMSLAQLHEATGNLGTARLDTGHAVSAGQARRLACGAGVVPAVLGGASLPLDLGRAGRFFTEAHRTALATVYDTCAARDCDRPYAWTELHHEDPWATLGPTDLAKAVPLCGHHHRRVHDPTYQHAVTTDRTGRKQVTYTRRT
- a CDS encoding S8 family serine peptidase, with the protein product MTGTPTGRRAVACLVATATAVAGAAVVASTPASAAPLPYDDGSYVVLLDDPAVASYDGSIPGFAATKPREGEAVDVTGRDVRRYAGRLADQQAELLDEVDAKPTYTYQVAFNGFAAELEGAQATKLAGLPGVTAVLPNEVRSLDTVQSPEFLGLTGEGGVWDELGGTDAAGEGVVVGVLDSGVWPENPSFAGDRLRTGSGLRTDGKGRVVGRNPLVGKPFRTRDGEIYMLKGDRTVFRGECELGEGWDSADLCNDKLITARYFADSFLASVDEENRGEHEFVSTRDGDGHGSHTASTAAGNDGVAMSVDGNELGEGSGMAPGAKLAVYKVCWEDDDPDTGGCYTADSISAIEQAVVDGVDVINYSISGTTTTVVDAVELAFYNAANAGVFVAASAGNSGPNESTTAHNSPWVTTVGATTFKRDEGTVVLGNGAKYLGASVITAPLAPTPAVLSSEVALAGADPVQASLCTPGTLDPALVEGNVVVCDRGVIARVDKSLAVAQAGGVGTVLANVTEGSLDPDYHTIPTVHVDEVKGAEIKEYVGSADAPTVAFEPGDTTGGEPTPIPQIAGFSSRGPSLASRSDIIKPDIVAPGVAVVAAVAPGPNNGNDFNAISGTSMSGPHIAGLGALILGENPLWHPSAVKSAMMTTADDIVEADGSTETDPFVQGAGFVDPDQMFTPGLVLEADEEDWARFYAGQGLQLGAPGEEYEPIAASDLNYPSVAIGQQAGPQTVTRTFRALQAGTWDVSVDVPGFDVTTSVDTVRGDASGRRSTSVDFTFTRTDAELASFATGFITLEGPTTVRMPVALRPVSVAAPAEVTADVADGSVEVGITPGFTGSLPLETAGLAEGTVLSGTFPQGANRYVFTTVPEGTSFARFDLDAADDDADLDLTVYRLNAAGNAIVALAGQSATGAADERVDLLDPVPGTYYSVVNNYANAPGSDAEAFDFTTYAVTPQTTLGDLTAVPNPLDVTAGEPTSFDLTWSGLEDGTPYLGWVGYEGALAPTIVSID